A DNA window from Paenibacillus andongensis contains the following coding sequences:
- a CDS encoding ABC transporter permease produces the protein MKAYRQLTLSQLRLFGRNRQVLFWTLAFPIFFMVMLGSFLGKGDSTSLSVTVIDQDQTTASKALLSSMKQLSILKLTESTDLDAAMKDLKHGDRQLVVAVPKGYEAAVGAKSASMEGSKLTVYYDETSQTTNQIGLPIMSQIADGISKQILGYTPVITIQSQAVQSLNLKYIDFLVPGIVAMMIMNNNLNGVAGQIASWRERGILRRLQSTPLQPRSFIAAQITARLLLNGLQAIIVLLIGSLIFGTQVNGSWLLLLMFVVLGTLTFMSIGFIIAALAKTPESAGPIAGFISFPLLFLGGVFFPIKNMPDWLQPVVKLLPISHLSTALRQIMNVGASLADVWHEAALLGGWMLVAFIIASLTFKWE, from the coding sequence ATGAAAGCGTATCGTCAATTGACCTTATCCCAATTACGACTATTTGGGCGAAATCGGCAAGTATTGTTTTGGACGCTGGCTTTTCCGATCTTTTTCATGGTGATGCTAGGTTCATTCTTAGGAAAAGGGGATAGCACATCGCTCTCCGTCACCGTTATCGACCAAGACCAGACGACTGCGTCGAAAGCGCTGCTATCCTCTATGAAGCAGCTATCCATATTAAAATTAACTGAAAGCACGGATCTCGACGCGGCGATGAAAGACCTAAAGCATGGCGATCGGCAGCTTGTCGTCGCTGTTCCCAAAGGGTATGAAGCTGCTGTGGGCGCTAAATCCGCCTCAATGGAAGGTTCCAAACTCACGGTCTACTACGATGAAACGAGTCAAACAACCAATCAGATCGGGCTCCCCATCATGTCTCAGATCGCCGATGGCATTAGCAAGCAGATCCTGGGTTACACCCCTGTCATCACGATTCAATCACAGGCGGTGCAATCTCTAAACCTGAAGTATATCGATTTCCTCGTTCCAGGCATCGTTGCTATGATGATTATGAATAACAATCTGAATGGCGTCGCCGGCCAAATCGCATCTTGGCGTGAGCGGGGTATTCTTCGGCGTCTACAGAGTACGCCGCTCCAACCTCGGAGCTTCATTGCCGCGCAAATCACGGCTCGACTCCTGTTGAATGGCCTGCAGGCAATCATCGTGCTGCTGATCGGCAGCCTGATTTTCGGGACGCAGGTGAACGGTTCGTGGCTGCTTCTGCTCATGTTCGTCGTACTCGGAACACTGACGTTCATGTCAATCGGCTTCATCATCGCCGCGCTCGCCAAAACGCCGGAAAGTGCCGGCCCGATTGCCGGCTTCATCTCCTTCCCGCTTCTATTTCTAGGCGGCGTCTTCTTTCCGATCAAGAATATGCCTGACTGGCTGCAGCCCGTAGTCAAGCTGCTGCCGATCTCGCATCTGTCCACAGCGCTGCGCCAAATCATGAATGTCGGAGCTTCGCTTGCCGACGTATGGCATGAAGCCGCGCTGCTTGGCGGCTGGATGCTTGTAGCCTTCATTATCGCCAGCCTAACATTCAAGTGGGAGTAA
- a CDS encoding sugar ABC transporter substrate-binding protein, protein MSKRLLITFVIVVLFSFSFLVGCTKKSTQPEQDHVEQDSTKQGGAKPEAGAELLVWESKGPELDYLKAISASFEKEYGVKVKVEVVPAIDSVKKLTTDGPAGIGADVFSAPHDQLGNAVTAGLVLQNDTFNESMRNDFMSSAIDGVSYKGVLYGFPTAIDTYALFYNKKWMEKAPKTYEEIIKFAETYNDPKNKKYAFMWDVRQLYQSYSFLAGYGGYVFGKNGTDATDIGLNSTKAIEGAKFFQSLKKILPLNVNDINDNIITGLFQEGKTAAVINGPWLMAGLSKVNFDYGVAPLPLLPNGEHPQSFSGIRALYVNSYTKYPVAAKMFASYATSKENLINRFKMTTQLPPRKDMMNDPIITKDANASAFLEQAKYSTPMPSIPEMGNVWVPAGAALASIWNDNGDPATVLNNAVEQIKTAMKTKK, encoded by the coding sequence ATGTCCAAACGTTTGTTGATTACCTTCGTTATTGTTGTTCTTTTCAGCTTTTCTTTTCTCGTTGGATGTACGAAGAAATCGACCCAACCAGAGCAAGATCATGTAGAACAAGACAGCACAAAGCAAGGAGGAGCTAAACCAGAGGCCGGAGCTGAACTGCTCGTTTGGGAGTCTAAGGGTCCTGAATTGGATTACTTGAAAGCGATCTCAGCAAGCTTTGAAAAAGAGTATGGCGTTAAAGTGAAGGTGGAAGTCGTTCCTGCGATAGACTCTGTGAAGAAACTTACGACAGATGGTCCTGCCGGAATTGGGGCTGATGTATTCTCTGCCCCACACGATCAATTAGGTAATGCCGTTACGGCGGGACTTGTTTTACAGAACGATACATTTAACGAAAGCATGCGAAATGATTTTATGTCTTCGGCGATTGACGGAGTCAGCTACAAGGGAGTGTTATACGGGTTCCCGACGGCCATTGACACTTATGCGCTTTTTTATAATAAAAAATGGATGGAAAAAGCACCGAAAACGTATGAAGAAATCATAAAGTTTGCAGAAACTTACAACGATCCCAAAAACAAAAAGTACGCCTTTATGTGGGATGTACGTCAGTTGTATCAATCCTATTCGTTCCTGGCAGGTTACGGCGGCTATGTATTTGGCAAGAATGGTACGGATGCGACCGATATTGGTCTGAATAGCACCAAAGCGATCGAAGGGGCGAAGTTCTTTCAATCGTTAAAGAAAATACTTCCGTTAAACGTTAATGACATTAACGATAATATCATTACAGGCTTATTCCAAGAAGGGAAAACAGCCGCTGTCATCAACGGACCCTGGTTAATGGCCGGTTTGTCTAAGGTCAACTTTGATTATGGCGTTGCGCCGCTGCCGCTTTTGCCTAATGGCGAACATCCACAAAGCTTTTCAGGCATTAGAGCGCTGTATGTAAATTCGTATACCAAATACCCGGTTGCCGCGAAAATGTTTGCTAGTTATGCAACAAGTAAAGAAAATTTAATTAATCGGTTTAAAATGACGACCCAACTGCCTCCTAGGAAAGACATGATGAATGATCCGATCATCACGAAGGACGCTAATGCATCGGCTTTCCTTGAACAAGCGAAATATTCGACGCCAATGCCGTCTATACCGGAGATGGGAAATGTTTGGGTGCCCGCAGGCGCAGCACTTGCTTCCATTTGGAACGATAATGGGGATCCGGCGACCGTCCTGAATAACGCGGTAGAACAAATCAAGACAGCAATGAAGACTAAGAAATAA
- a CDS encoding sugar ABC transporter permease: MSKLKSNLIVTGIYMVFAVLLIAVIYPIIWVIGTSLNPGNALLVSKMIPDEPTIAHYIDLIRNTDFVLWYQNTIMIAITNAVVSTTLVAATAYAFSRFRFKGRKQGLMTLLVLQMFPGFLSVMAIFVLLLQTKLLDTHLGLILIYAGGSISMGTWVMKGHFDTIPKSLEEAAFIDGASNTDVFFKIIFPLSLPAITFVALNSFITPFMDFILPQIVLRSSEKMTLAQGLYNMVANETNSSFTLFAAGAVLVALPITVLYMYFQKYLINGITSGADKG, encoded by the coding sequence ATGTCTAAATTAAAATCCAACCTGATTGTCACAGGGATTTACATGGTTTTTGCCGTTTTGCTTATTGCGGTGATCTATCCGATCATTTGGGTTATCGGGACGTCACTTAATCCGGGTAATGCTCTTCTGGTAAGTAAAATGATTCCTGATGAGCCTACAATCGCACACTATATTGATCTTATAAGGAACACTGATTTTGTGTTGTGGTATCAAAATACAATCATGATCGCCATTACGAATGCTGTCGTGTCGACAACGCTTGTTGCGGCCACGGCTTACGCATTCTCGAGATTTCGTTTCAAGGGAAGAAAACAAGGATTAATGACATTATTGGTTCTTCAAATGTTTCCTGGCTTCTTATCCGTCATGGCGATTTTTGTTTTGTTATTACAGACCAAATTGTTAGACACCCATCTGGGCTTAATCCTCATTTATGCCGGAGGGTCCATTTCGATGGGGACATGGGTGATGAAGGGGCATTTCGATACCATCCCCAAAAGCCTGGAAGAAGCCGCTTTTATCGACGGAGCAAGTAATACGGATGTGTTTTTTAAAATTATTTTTCCTTTATCGCTGCCGGCGATTACCTTTGTAGCGTTAAACAGTTTCATAACGCCATTTATGGATTTTATTTTGCCGCAAATCGTTTTGAGATCATCGGAAAAAATGACTTTAGCGCAAGGCTTATATAATATGGTGGCCAACGAAACGAATTCCAGCTTTACGCTATTCGCTGCTGGTGCTGTGCTTGTGGCATTACCAATCACTGTGCTGTATATGTATTTCCAAAAGTATTTAATTAACGGAATTACGTCAGGGGCAGATAAAGGGTAA
- a CDS encoding ABC transporter ATP-binding protein, which produces MEREEPTLVNAIIEVDGLVKRYGKFTAVNGINFQVREGEVFGLLGPNGAGKTTTMEMIEGLRRPDEGRALVAGFDTKKDLKKVKEIIGVQLQSTSLFDLLHVHEIIRMYASFYPSSVPIEPLLDDMILREKKNDRVKNLSGGQKQRLAIALALVNDPKVVFLDEPTTGLDPQARRTLWDIVLRLKERGKTVVISTHYMEEAHVLCDRICLMDKGQIVALDTPEQLVRSLQSDSAIEFRLPEQIREDEARKKEVLTLVQSLPDVKQVDQRKDTFVLYTDHLQNALTAFVQQTAEQNIRVSDLQTRTATLEDVFIHMTGRSLREE; this is translated from the coding sequence ATGGAAAGGGAGGAACCAACCTTGGTCAACGCCATCATAGAAGTGGACGGACTCGTCAAACGGTATGGGAAATTCACTGCAGTAAATGGGATTAATTTCCAAGTGCGTGAAGGGGAAGTGTTTGGACTGCTCGGGCCAAATGGGGCGGGCAAAACGACAACGATGGAAATGATCGAAGGTTTGCGGCGACCGGATGAAGGGAGAGCGCTTGTCGCAGGCTTCGATACGAAGAAGGATTTGAAGAAGGTCAAGGAAATCATCGGCGTCCAGCTCCAATCGACGTCGCTGTTCGACCTGCTCCACGTTCACGAGATCATCCGTATGTACGCAAGCTTTTATCCAAGCTCCGTGCCGATTGAGCCGCTGCTCGACGACATGATATTGCGCGAAAAAAAGAATGACCGCGTCAAAAACTTATCCGGCGGCCAGAAGCAGCGGCTCGCTATCGCGTTGGCGCTCGTGAATGATCCAAAGGTGGTTTTTCTGGACGAACCGACAACCGGACTCGATCCTCAAGCTCGTCGTACGCTGTGGGATATCGTGCTCCGCCTGAAAGAACGCGGTAAAACTGTAGTGATTTCAACGCACTACATGGAAGAGGCTCATGTGCTTTGCGACCGCATCTGCCTTATGGATAAGGGACAAATCGTTGCGCTGGATACGCCGGAGCAGCTCGTCCGCAGCCTGCAGTCAGACAGTGCCATCGAGTTTCGCTTGCCTGAGCAGATTCGGGAAGATGAGGCGCGAAAGAAGGAAGTGCTGACGCTTGTCCAGTCATTGCCTGATGTGAAGCAAGTTGACCAGCGTAAAGACACGTTTGTGCTGTACACGGATCATTTGCAAAATGCGCTGACCGCATTCGTACAACAAACTGCTGAGCAGAACATCCGGGTTTCCGATCTGCAAACGCGCACGGCAACGCTCGAAGACGTGTTCATCCACATGACGGGAAGGAGCCTGAGGGAAGAATGA
- a CDS encoding sugar ABC transporter permease: MDLNQSAIRHRTIAAICSTVFIGLGQLYNKQFLKGFIFIILAQLFFWNYYPIAYKGIIGFITLGDVPTQIINGKVVHGDHSIFMLINGLITLVIILLFLGFYVINIYDAKKNGGLRDEGDSVPGFMDSVRKAKFRNFPYLLLLPAAFFVLFVTIIPLVFNVLIAFTNYSAPAHIPDRSLVDWVGFRTFYDLFAQKAWRFTLFGISIWNIVWAVASTSSVFLSGLLLALMLNHPKIKFKRFWRTVFILPWAVPQFISILVFRVLLNGSFGPINETIGKLGFSPVPWLSDPTMAKVTIILVNLWFSTPFLMALMSGVLTTMPRDLYEAAEVDGASGKQKFFKITLPLVLLATAPILIMQFAFNFNNFNLIYLLTDGKPDSPAYYYAGSTDILISWIFKMTLNQSQFNMASAVSIIMFIFIAMFSLWNYKRMKSV; this comes from the coding sequence ATGGATTTGAATCAAAGTGCTATTCGACATCGAACGATAGCCGCTATTTGCTCCACAGTTTTTATTGGTCTAGGTCAACTTTATAACAAACAATTTCTTAAAGGATTTATCTTCATCATCTTGGCGCAATTGTTTTTCTGGAACTATTATCCCATTGCTTATAAAGGGATTATCGGCTTCATCACGTTAGGTGATGTGCCTACCCAAATCATCAATGGGAAAGTGGTTCATGGCGATCACTCCATTTTTATGTTAATAAACGGCCTAATCACACTTGTGATTATCCTTTTGTTCTTAGGCTTCTATGTAATTAACATTTATGATGCTAAGAAAAACGGGGGACTGAGGGATGAAGGAGACAGTGTTCCTGGATTCATGGATTCCGTTAGAAAAGCGAAATTCAGGAATTTCCCTTATCTCTTATTGCTGCCAGCGGCATTCTTTGTACTCTTTGTTACGATTATACCGCTCGTTTTTAATGTTCTGATTGCTTTTACGAACTATTCGGCTCCCGCCCATATTCCTGATCGATCCTTAGTAGATTGGGTAGGTTTTAGAACTTTTTATGATTTATTTGCCCAAAAAGCTTGGAGATTCACGTTATTTGGCATTTCCATTTGGAATATCGTGTGGGCTGTAGCCTCTACCTCATCTGTTTTTTTGAGCGGGTTACTACTGGCGTTGATGCTGAACCATCCTAAGATTAAATTCAAAAGATTTTGGAGAACCGTCTTTATCTTGCCTTGGGCAGTACCGCAATTCATCTCTATATTGGTTTTCAGGGTTTTATTGAATGGTTCGTTCGGTCCCATTAATGAGACAATCGGCAAACTTGGATTTTCTCCAGTGCCCTGGCTATCCGATCCGACCATGGCGAAAGTTACGATTATTCTCGTTAATTTATGGTTTTCGACGCCTTTCCTTATGGCTCTGATGTCGGGTGTTTTAACGACAATGCCGCGCGACCTTTACGAAGCAGCCGAAGTAGATGGCGCCTCAGGAAAGCAAAAGTTTTTCAAGATCACTCTTCCGCTTGTTTTACTGGCTACCGCACCTATATTAATTATGCAATTTGCGTTTAATTTTAATAACTTTAATTTGATTTATCTGCTTACGGATGGCAAACCAGATAGTCCTGCTTATTATTACGCGGGAAGCACGGATATTCTCATCTCGTGGATCTTTAAGATGACGCTTAATCAAAGTCAATTTAATATGGCTTCCGCCGTGTCTATCATTATGTTTATCTTTATTGCGATGTTTTCTTTATGGAATTATAAGCGGATGAAGTCAGTCTAG